TataacagaaagaaaaaaaagagaaaaggaattATACAGAAAGTTGAATATTCTTTCTTATCATAGGAACAACAAATATTTACATACGTCATGTAATACATGGAccgaaaaagagagaaaactataaaagtatataattgcGTAATagttataaatagaaaaaaaattactttttttttttactttttttcttcagagcacttatataaaattatagaaaatgtctttttaacaaatttttttaaaatttttttataacaatctACGTTGGTAGTGTGTGATTAGTCCTATAAAACTATATCTAAAGAAAAGGTACTATTTCCATAGATGTATAATTTCTCGACAACCATTGAATAAACCATTGTCCAAATTCGGCGTGCTTTGCAAAAATACTTTTTagaaatttgtaataaattaagttaatatatgCTTAATTATATAGAATGTGtgtttaaatagtttatatttgcttataaaaaaaagtcgcacaagtttaaaaaaaacgaaaaaaaaaacgagagATTAATATGCCCTTGaacttttttattctatttatatttcatttttaatttttttttacttttctcaaTACATCCCTCATCACAAGAtatatcacttttttttctctctctttcttttatttttttaatccgATTATATCATTACATATATCACTGGTTTGTTATCTTTCAATAATTTACaactattttctcttttttgtcttttctaTCTCATTTCTTagctttattattattattattattatctcatTATTCTATGTAATCattctcttttttattgtttctaCTCCATTCACTCGAAGATATGGAGGATGGGGTTGCGATTCATTTTCAACTGTTGTATCTAATAATTGACAATGAGTCATTCTTCCTGCATCTTACTCTCTTCATCCTTCAcccccaattttacttttttatccttcatttaataaaaagtcaaaacttaattaatgaattaatgtTTCTTAACCACCAACCATTTTTGTAACTGCCAACaactaaaatttgttttggGTATAAACCCTAAGGTGCAGCCGTCATCTTCGTTTTCACTGTAGCATAGCAAGCATTGTTCGTTATTTTTTCACTTCTTTAGTGTACTGAGTTGGTAGTTATCATTCCCTCCCTGGTAGTGCTCGGTGTGCTGGGAGTGGTAGTGCTGGGTGTGCTAGGAGATctagtggtggtggtggtgctgTGACATTGTTCGgcgagaggaagaagagagataCGTTTCACGGAATCTCCTAACCACACTTCGAGCCGCGGAAAATAGTtgccgcacttcgaagtgcgtttcaTATTTTGTAGCCGCACTTTGAAGTGCGTTtgttatgctttttttttctttatttctttatttcatgcttttttttctttcatgtttttttattatattcgtgcattctttttttctttcatgtttttttgtattatggtattattttttattttaaatttcttgttttatgttatggttttttattttaaatttcttgtttATGGATTATGCTTAGTCATTAGGCAGTATATTATTAGTTAAAGAATGAAAGAAGTTGCAGAGTTTGAGTTTGAGATGCGACAGAACTTCagtcaactttttaaaaatctaaaatattttttgacaaaGTATACttggaattaaaatatattttgaaaatggagGACGAACGCTGTGAGATAGAGGAAGATTCACTCATTGACAATTCGTAGATAGTATAGGAAAAGTTGGAGTACAACATGTGAATGACAGTGCTGTCGGAAGACTTAATAATCTTTATTGGTTGTTGACGAAAAAGTTCAAACTTAATTCAAGGCCATCATTCAAAAATTACCTTATTAACATTATTTCCATTGCACTGCACGTAGTCAAAGGCATAAGCTTCACTTCAAATCTCACAGTTTCATTCATCCTCTCTCTTCCCTATTGTTATCATGGCAGCAGAAATGGTTACCGGTGTTCTTGTTTCTACTTTTCTCCGGAGGACAATCGACACTTTGGCTTCTCGACTTTACGACATATTTCATCAAGAAAACCACAAGAAGCAACTCAGCAACTTGAAGATGAAGCTGCTAGCCATTGATGTTGTGGCGTTTGAAGCAGAACAAAAGCAGTTCACAGATCCACAAGTCAGAGATTGGCTCCTCAGGGCCAAAGATGTTGTGATTGATGCAGAAGATCTCTTGGATGAGATAGATTATGAACTCTCCAAAACCCAAGTGGAAGCTGAGTCTCAGAATGCATCTAAGAAGGTGTGGAATTCCCTCGACTCTTCtttctttgaaattgaatttgattCCATGAGGGAAAAAGTCATTGAGGACCTAGAAGAACTTGCAATCGAAAGCGATCTTCTAGGTTTGAAAAAGGGTGGTGGTGTTGGGGTTGGATCAGGATCCGGTAGTAAATTAACACATACATCTTTGCCAAATGACAGTGTTATCTTTGGCAGAGATGATGACAAAGAATTTGTCCTTAACTGGCTCACATCGGACACTCACAACAACCTATCTATACTTTCTATTGTGGGCATGGGTGGGATGGGTAAGACCTCTCTTGCCCAACATGTATTCAACGACCCAAGGCTTGAAGAAGCTAACTTTGATACTAAAGTTTGGGTCAGTGTTCCACAGGAATTTGATGTTCTCAAAGTATCAAGAGCAATTCTTGACACAATAACTGGTTCCACTGATCATAGCATACAGCAGGAAGTAATTCAGAAAAGACTGAAAGAAGAACTTATGGGAAAGAAATTTCTTCTCGTTTTGGATGATGTTTGGAACGAAAGACCATCTAAATGGGAAGATGTGCAGAAGACCCTAGTTTTCGGAGGCCAAGGCAGTAGAATTCTTGTCACTACACGGAGTGAGAAGGTTGCTGTTACCATGCGATCAGAAAAGCGCCTCCTGCAGGTATTAGAAAAAGATTATTGTTGGGACTTGTTCGCAAAGCATGCATTCGAAAATTCTAAGCCCCAACCAGACTCAGACTTCATAGAGATTGGTAAGAAGATAGTTGAAAAATGTAATGGACTTCCTTTAGCCTTAAAAACGATGGGAAGtctattatataataaatcatCCCTTTTGGAATGGAAAAGTATTATGAAGAATGAGATATGGGATTTTTCAGAAAATGAAAGTGATATACTCCCTGCTTTAAGACTGAGCTATTTCCACCTTCCTTCTCATCTGAAGAAATGCTTTGCTTTTTGTGCCTTATTTCCCAAAGGTTATTGGTTTGACAAGGAGTGGTTAATTCAATTGTGGATGGCTCAAAATTTCCTAGAAAACCCTCTACAGAAAAAGAGTCCTAAAGAAGTTGGTGAAGAATATTGCAATGATCTATTATCTTGGTCCTTCTTTCAACAAGAGTCGAGATTTGGAGGGGAAAAGTGTTTTATCATGCATGACCTTCTAAATGATTTGGCAAAATACGTCTGCGAAGACATATGCATAAGGTTAGGAGTTGATGAACGAAAAGGTATACCCAAAACAACCcgtcatttttcattttcagacTCAAGTTTTGATGGGTTTGGGAGTTCGATTGATATTCAAAAGTTGCATACATTTACTCCAACAGATGGGATTTGGGGATGGGAATGCAAGATGTCCATAGGTGACTTGTTCTCCAGATTTAAGTTAATACGTGTCTTATCTTTGTGTAAGTGTCGTAGCCTTACGGAGTTGCCTAAATCTGTAGGAAATCTTAAGCATCTTCGTTCATTAGATCTATCCCATACTGcaatagaaaaactacctgacTCAATAAGTTTACTCTACAAGTTGCAAATACTGCAGCTGAACCATTGTGAAGAATTAAAGGAGCTTCCCTCATGTTTACATGAACTCAACAACTTGCGTCGTCTTGAATTAGTAGGTACTGGAGTTGAAAATATGATAGCATATCTGGGAAAGTTGAAGAATCTTCAAGTAACGATGGATTCATTTCAAGTTGAAAAAAGTAAGGAAATCTATTTTCAGCAATTAGGAGAACTCGATCTTCATGGAAGTCTAACAATTGATGATCTGCAGAATATTGAGAATCCCTCCTATGCATTAGAAGTGGATTTGAAGAACAAACCACACCTTGTGGAACTACGGTTAGAATGGAATTTCGTTGGCAGCTCCTCTGTTGATTCTGAAAAAGCTGAGGATGTAATTGAGAACCTACGTCCTTCAAAATATTTGGAGGAGTTGTCAATAAGGAACTATATTGGTAAACAATTTCCAGATTGGTTACTTCATAATTCATTACCGAATCTGGTGTCCTTAAAGTTGGAGGGATGTGAATCTTGCCAACGTTTACCTCCGCTTGGACTTTTTCTATTTCTCAAGCACTTGAGCATTGCAGGACTTGATGGGATAGTGAGTATTGATGCTGATTTTCATGGGAACAACTCTTCTTCATTTAAATCCCTTCAAACATTGTATTTCTATGATATGAGGCAATGGGAAAAGTGGGACTGCCAAGCTGTGACAGGTGCTTTTCCATGtctacaatattttttaatagaaaattgtCCCAAGCTGAAAGGACACCTGCCAAAGTTTGTTGCTTTAAAAACTCTAAGAGTGTTTCACTGCGAACAACTTGAAGCTTTGATTGTGAGTGCGGTAGAATTACGTCTACAAGACTGCGGAAAGCTGCCGTTGGAGCGGTCTACAATGAAAAATCTCACAATGGATGGGCAGGGCATGGCAGCATCATTGGTGGCAATGGTTGGACATATGCTATTCGACACTTCTCTTGAAAAGTTGTCCATTTGTTCAGAGTCAATAAGTGATGACTGTGTCTCTCTAAGGATCTTTCCACTTGATTTCTTCCCAACACTCAGGACTCTTGAACTCATTGGATTTCCTAATCTACAGATGATTTCACAGAATCATGTTCACAATCATCTCTGGCATCTGGAAATCAAAAAGTGCCCTAACTTTGAATCATTGCCTGCAAACATGCATATGCTGCTTCCATCTCTCTCAGAGCTAGTGATAGAAGAGTGTCCAAGACTTGAGTCGTTCTCTGAAGGAGGTTTGCCATTAAATCTAGACCGCATCACACTGAATAATTGCTTTAGACTTGTTGGCTCACTCAAAAGAGCTTTAGGAGACAGTCCTTCGTTGAGAAGTTTAACGGTTGAAAAAGTAGAGGCGGAATGTTTTCCTGATGAAGGTTTGCTTCCACTCTGTCTTTCTAAACTAACAATAAAAGATtgtcaaaatctaaaaaaactGAACTACAAGGGTCTCTTAGAACTCTCATCTCTTCGATCACTGGGCCTTTGGAAATGTCCCAACCTCCCATGCTTACCAGAGGAGGGTCTTCCCAAATCAATTTTAGTTCTTTTTATAAAGGGATGTCCTTTGGTGACACAGCGTTGCCACAAAGAAGAAGGCGAAGACTGGGAAAAGATTTCTCACATTCAATACCTATCAATATATCAGTGAGgttgtttcttttgtttaattttgtttaatggGAGGGATAGTTTAATAGTGGTGTATGAACTACTTTTCCTGTTGAAAATTCTGGTATTGCGAATGtatttactataatttaaaGTCTTCCTATCTGTTTTATTTTAAGCACTTAATTAAATGCAATAATGCTAAagcttaaataaattttaagtttctaatattatttttgtaaatgaaatacataataaattattaaaagaaatttaactccttcaaaaaaatatttatttgtatttttttctttaacattaCATTGTGTCTTTAGacgtatttttgaaatatttttatttctttagatATTACttgtcttttaaattatataatttagaatacatttttttatttttaattacacaGTTcgaaaatactttttatttctgaaaataagtTCAGAATTGTACCGTGCAAAACCAGAACTTTCTTTTATGTGGATGTAAAGAGAATTTTATGGGAgtgtaggaaaaaaaaataagtccAAATTTGTCAtagtgaaaacaaaaaaaaaaaaaggtagagTCATGGAAGCTGGTGAAAGTTTAAAACATTTGCtaacaattattaaatgatAACATGTAACTATCAGCCTATTAACATATAGGTTTAAATCCTCCCTTGGTCCTCAAGTTTGTATGGAAATCTCATTTGAGTTCTCGttttttcatctgtctcaattagatcatattttttgtaaaaatgagcacaTTGTACCATAACCGTTAAGTAGTGTGAGACGGCGTTAAAATTAAGACGACGTGGTGCACAGAGAATGTGGTGATGTGTGTTGATGACTTACGTGGActgttttgattaaaaaaatagtgcTGATGTGGCATAAGTACCCTTTATTCATTTTAGGTATATCAGAATTAGGGATTTGAAATTGGAATTGGGGATTTAATTTCGTTGTTGCGAGACGAAGCGGAGGACGAACAAGAACTCCAATCTTGAACAAGACGAAGAGAATCCAGCTAATAGTTGACGCGACTAAGGTAAGATATTTCGTTTCGTCTTTGgttttggttttctgtttgaaCGCATAACTGTGATTTTGGTTTTACGA
The Vigna angularis cultivar LongXiaoDou No.4 chromosome 5, ASM1680809v1, whole genome shotgun sequence genome window above contains:
- the LOC108338879 gene encoding putative disease resistance protein At3g14460, with protein sequence MAAEMVTGVLVSTFLRRTIDTLASRLYDIFHQENHKKQLSNLKMKLLAIDVVAFEAEQKQFTDPQVRDWLLRAKDVVIDAEDLLDEIDYELSKTQVEAESQNASKKVWNSLDSSFFEIEFDSMREKVIEDLEELAIESDLLGLKKGGGVGVGSGSGSKLTHTSLPNDSVIFGRDDDKEFVLNWLTSDTHNNLSILSIVGMGGMGKTSLAQHVFNDPRLEEANFDTKVWVSVPQEFDVLKVSRAILDTITGSTDHSIQQEVIQKRLKEELMGKKFLLVLDDVWNERPSKWEDVQKTLVFGGQGSRILVTTRSEKVAVTMRSEKRLLQVLEKDYCWDLFAKHAFENSKPQPDSDFIEIGKKIVEKCNGLPLALKTMGSLLYNKSSLLEWKSIMKNEIWDFSENESDILPALRLSYFHLPSHLKKCFAFCALFPKGYWFDKEWLIQLWMAQNFLENPLQKKSPKEVGEEYCNDLLSWSFFQQESRFGGEKCFIMHDLLNDLAKYVCEDICIRLGVDERKGIPKTTRHFSFSDSSFDGFGSSIDIQKLHTFTPTDGIWGWECKMSIGDLFSRFKLIRVLSLCKCRSLTELPKSVGNLKHLRSLDLSHTAIEKLPDSISLLYKLQILQLNHCEELKELPSCLHELNNLRRLELVGTGVENMIAYLGKLKNLQVTMDSFQVEKSKEIYFQQLGELDLHGSLTIDDLQNIENPSYALEVDLKNKPHLVELRLEWNFVGSSSVDSEKAEDVIENLRPSKYLEELSIRNYIGKQFPDWLLHNSLPNLVSLKLEGCESCQRLPPLGLFLFLKHLSIAGLDGIVSIDADFHGNNSSSFKSLQTLYFYDMRQWEKWDCQAVTGAFPCLQYFLIENCPKLKGHLPKFVALKTLRVFHCEQLEALIVSAVELRLQDCGKLPLERSTMKNLTMDGQGMAASLVAMVGHMLFDTSLEKLSICSESISDDCVSLRIFPLDFFPTLRTLELIGFPNLQMISQNHVHNHLWHLEIKKCPNFESLPANMHMLLPSLSELVIEECPRLESFSEGGLPLNLDRITLNNCFRLVGSLKRALGDSPSLRSLTVEKVEAECFPDEGLLPLCLSKLTIKDCQNLKKLNYKGLLELSSLRSLGLWKCPNLPCLPEEGLPKSILVLFIKGCPLVTQRCHKEEGEDWEKISHIQYLSIYQ